From a region of the Paenibacillus segetis genome:
- a CDS encoding TerB N-terminal domain-containing protein — protein MNDREDKRDTHIENNKRWTERDRQFTFAEIELGEQELQKEYSVSRVVMPANLERNLDWRQDFRYVSREQQFVQKARELERETVESAVFVPFQTYWPTYEQMQPGQLRWYLYWREEVRSERYPDTDLSYLFVYLYELIHGIGWNVPTQGYALMDRVWQAYRQRYPKLDVYVREWLHDLALVFELDMPLTEPLQKLPRNMSPGLKELEWRRRFTADPLDLSWDMLLLLLDYDVEKSRFYMEQGRKDLRAYIPKVLVLVDGYLAKTKGTRLIERFKPREKKVNRFLFRSAIYDHEMYGRTITVPTLSISDDLPLRSYLTQLVRLTENKLRELMGFKGKLRGISVEPEVEQLITRFLQKEFKQRKEEEAKARIPEVKINSAKLRKLRQESDEVRDMLLIGELPTHKPKASDGPQQAELDFEQGWQVFEEQDLIGREQEASNELMKEDLLKLEQQEYNDISSELSNPIQNMLDATGQHVEVLTDDSVMESRSEWQEIFVRLSEAHMNMLSALLEGQSAAIRHGIAEQAGSMSELMLDEINELSMEWIGDLLIDGDEILEEYKTELQHMLQGR, from the coding sequence ATGAACGATAGAGAGGACAAACGCGACACACACATAGAGAACAACAAGCGGTGGACGGAACGGGATAGACAGTTTACATTTGCAGAAATTGAGCTGGGGGAACAGGAATTGCAGAAGGAATATTCTGTAAGCAGGGTCGTCATGCCGGCCAACTTGGAGAGGAATTTGGATTGGCGGCAGGATTTCCGATATGTCTCCCGGGAGCAACAGTTTGTGCAGAAAGCTCGGGAACTGGAGCGAGAAACCGTGGAATCGGCGGTCTTTGTCCCCTTCCAAACCTATTGGCCCACCTATGAACAAATGCAACCAGGTCAGCTGAGATGGTATCTGTACTGGCGTGAAGAGGTTCGTTCCGAAAGATACCCGGACACGGATCTATCCTATCTGTTTGTGTACCTGTACGAGCTGATCCATGGGATCGGCTGGAATGTACCGACGCAAGGGTATGCATTGATGGACCGGGTTTGGCAGGCGTATCGGCAGCGGTACCCGAAGCTAGACGTGTATGTACGGGAATGGCTGCATGATCTAGCGCTTGTATTCGAACTAGACATGCCTCTTACAGAACCACTTCAGAAACTTCCTCGCAACATGTCACCAGGGCTGAAGGAACTGGAATGGCGACGGAGATTCACGGCCGATCCGTTGGATCTATCTTGGGATATGCTGCTGCTACTTCTAGATTATGATGTGGAGAAGAGCCGGTTTTACATGGAACAAGGGCGAAAGGATCTCCGGGCTTATATACCGAAAGTGTTGGTATTGGTGGATGGTTATTTGGCAAAAACCAAAGGGACCAGGCTCATTGAGCGGTTTAAGCCGAGAGAGAAAAAGGTCAACAGATTTCTGTTCCGCAGCGCCATATATGATCACGAGATGTACGGACGGACGATTACGGTACCCACGTTGTCGATTAGTGATGATCTCCCTCTTCGCTCCTATTTGACACAGTTGGTTAGACTCACGGAGAACAAGCTGCGGGAGCTGATGGGTTTTAAAGGGAAACTACGAGGGATCAGCGTTGAGCCGGAGGTAGAGCAGCTTATTACTCGTTTCTTGCAAAAGGAATTTAAACAGCGGAAGGAAGAAGAGGCCAAGGCTCGTATCCCCGAGGTCAAGATCAATTCTGCCAAGCTACGTAAATTGCGGCAGGAATCTGACGAAGTGCGGGACATGCTGCTAATCGGGGAGCTTCCGACCCACAAACCCAAGGCCTCAGATGGGCCGCAGCAAGCGGAACTGGATTTTGAGCAGGGCTGGCAGGTTTTTGAGGAGCAGGATTTGATAGGCCGAGAACAGGAAGCTTCTAACGAGCTGATGAAAGAAGATCTCTTGAAGCTGGAGCAGCAGGAGTATAACGACATCTCTAGTGAACTTAGTAATCCCATACAGAACATGCTGGATGCAACCGGACAACACGTAGAAGTGCTCACAGATGATAGCGTGATGGAATCACGGAGTGAGTGGCAAGAGATATTTGTTAGATTATCCGAGGCTCACATGAACATGCTGTCTGCTTTGCTAGAGGGGCAGAGCGCGGCGATTCGTCACGGCATTGCCGAGCAAGCGGGTTCTATGTCTGAGCTGATGCTTGATGAAATAAATGAGTTATCCATGGAGTGGATCGGTGATTTGCTGATCGATGGAGATGAGATTCTAGAAGAGTACAAGACAGAGCTGCAACATATGCTTCAGGGCAGGTAA
- a CDS encoding ATP-binding protein, producing the protein MKQMQIPKRLTTALVNSLTAGVVPRVGLEHIAVGRKPEVASILQDMENIAEGGAAFRLITGRYGSGKSFLLQMVRNYAMDRDFVVADGDLSPERRLVGTKGQGLATYRELMMNLSTRTRPDGGALEPMLQKWITVLQQEQMQARGLHPGDPQLYEAVELRIYDITNEMQSMVHGFDFAKVLAAYWSGYKLGDDDRKAAALRWLRGEFPTKTEARKELGVGVIIDDDNWYDYMKLWAEFAVKIGYKGLLLFIDEGVNLYKITNSISRHSNYEKLLTMFNDTMQGKAQYLGIYLGGTPQFVEDERRGLFSYDALRSRLMDGRYSSGMRRTYTSPILKLDMLSHEEILILLQKLRDIHAMHAGYEARITDAQMIAFMQAAVGRLGAEELLTTREVVRDFMDVLHMLHQHTELMFEDLMGEREQEYTASGARANNDTNDELDDFLAEFEL; encoded by the coding sequence ATGAAACAGATGCAAATTCCGAAGCGGCTCACTACGGCATTGGTGAATTCTTTGACGGCAGGGGTGGTGCCGCGGGTCGGGCTTGAACATATCGCGGTTGGGCGCAAGCCTGAAGTGGCTTCGATTCTGCAGGATATGGAGAATATCGCTGAGGGTGGAGCGGCTTTTCGGTTGATTACCGGACGGTACGGAAGCGGCAAAAGCTTCTTGCTGCAGATGGTACGTAATTACGCGATGGACCGTGATTTTGTCGTGGCAGATGGAGATCTGTCACCTGAACGGCGACTGGTTGGGACGAAGGGGCAAGGATTAGCCACGTACCGTGAGCTCATGATGAATTTGTCGACCCGGACAAGACCAGACGGTGGGGCACTGGAGCCGATGCTGCAAAAATGGATTACCGTCCTCCAGCAGGAGCAGATGCAGGCCCGGGGCTTGCATCCCGGCGACCCTCAGTTGTATGAAGCGGTGGAGTTGCGTATTTATGACATCACAAATGAGATGCAGAGCATGGTACACGGCTTTGATTTTGCCAAGGTGCTGGCTGCGTACTGGTCTGGCTACAAGCTCGGAGATGACGACCGGAAAGCGGCGGCACTTCGCTGGTTGCGCGGTGAGTTTCCTACTAAGACGGAGGCGCGCAAGGAACTCGGTGTCGGCGTTATCATCGATGATGACAACTGGTACGACTACATGAAGCTGTGGGCAGAATTTGCGGTGAAGATCGGGTATAAGGGACTACTGCTTTTTATTGATGAAGGCGTGAATCTGTACAAAATAACGAACAGTATCTCGAGGCATAGCAACTACGAGAAGCTATTGACGATGTTCAATGACACAATGCAGGGAAAAGCTCAGTACCTGGGCATCTACCTTGGCGGTACGCCGCAGTTTGTAGAGGATGAGCGAAGAGGGCTGTTCAGTTATGACGCTTTGCGGTCAAGGCTGATGGACGGGCGATATAGCAGCGGTATGCGCCGAACATACACTTCGCCGATTCTGAAGCTGGACATGCTATCGCATGAGGAGATTCTGATATTGCTACAAAAGCTGCGGGATATACATGCTATGCATGCCGGTTATGAAGCGCGGATTACGGATGCGCAGATGATTGCTTTTATGCAGGCCGCGGTGGGCCGGCTTGGAGCCGAAGAATTACTGACAACCCGGGAGGTCGTGCGGGATTTTATGGATGTACTGCACATGCTGCACCAGCATACAGAGCTTATGTTTGAGGATTTGATGGGAGAGCGGGAACAGGAATATACAGCATCTGGCGCTCGCGCTAACAATGATACGAATGACGAACTGGACGACTTCTTGGCGGAGTTTGAATTATGA
- a CDS encoding Gfo/Idh/MocA family protein: protein MSKIKVGFISFAHMHAASYLNAMLQRSDVEVIGIADENSELVAPFTTHQGIPYYADYNMLLAGDVDAVVICSENAKHAELTRKAAEAGKHVLCEKPLGLSEEEMLGMIQVCRSQGVQLMTAFPCRFLTAVRQAKQAIDDGQIGDIVAMKGTNRGTMPEGWFLKKEHSGGGAVLDHTVHVMDLMHWFTGSVVEEVYAHVETLFHDTDIDDAGMVHVKFANGVFAVLDPSWSRSCSFPTWGDVTLEIIGTKGTLSIDAFAQKNDLYSDADQKANWSYWGDDMDTGLVNSFVNSIIERKPVLVSGEDGYLSARVGLAAYESARIGKPVKLKPQG, encoded by the coding sequence ATGAGTAAGATTAAAGTAGGCTTTATTAGTTTTGCCCATATGCATGCCGCCAGCTATCTGAATGCTATGCTCCAGAGAAGTGACGTGGAAGTGATCGGTATCGCTGATGAGAATTCCGAGCTTGTTGCTCCATTCACCACACATCAGGGGATTCCATACTATGCAGATTATAACATGCTGCTTGCGGGGGACGTCGATGCGGTTGTGATCTGCTCGGAAAATGCCAAGCATGCGGAGCTTACCCGCAAGGCAGCCGAAGCAGGGAAGCATGTGCTCTGCGAGAAGCCGCTTGGCTTGTCCGAAGAGGAAATGCTAGGTATGATCCAGGTGTGCAGGTCTCAAGGGGTTCAGCTGATGACAGCTTTCCCATGCCGTTTCCTGACGGCGGTCCGCCAGGCAAAGCAGGCGATCGATGACGGTCAAATCGGAGATATTGTAGCCATGAAGGGTACGAATCGCGGGACGATGCCCGAAGGATGGTTCCTTAAGAAGGAGCATTCCGGCGGCGGGGCGGTTCTTGATCATACGGTCCATGTAATGGACCTCATGCACTGGTTTACGGGTAGTGTGGTTGAGGAAGTATACGCCCACGTCGAGACGTTGTTTCATGACACGGATATTGATGACGCAGGCATGGTGCATGTGAAGTTTGCGAACGGTGTGTTTGCCGTGCTCGATCCGAGCTGGTCCCGTTCTTGCAGTTTCCCGACATGGGGCGATGTGACACTTGAGATCATTGGGACCAAGGGGACTCTCTCCATCGATGCCTTTGCGCAGAAAAATGACCTGTACAGTGATGCAGACCAAAAAGCCAACTGGAGCTATTGGGGAGACGATATGGATACCGGGCTGGTCAACAGCTTTGTGAATAGTATTATCGAAAGGAAGCCAGTTCTTGTTTCGGGCGAGGATGGTTATCTATCCGCCCGTGTAGGGCTTGCCGCTTATGAGTCGGCCCGAATTGGAAAACCGGTCAAACTGAAGCCGCAAGGCTAA
- a CDS encoding Gfo/Idh/MocA family protein produces the protein MCFKHKKKDNGGISMKIAIIGCGTMGMIYAHNLGKMPGVQVSGVVDLIQESADQAAAVSGAASYTDWEEMLEKEQPETVAVCLPTYLHKTFVLNLAQRGLHVICEKPAALTLEDAIEMEAACSKQGVRLFIGHVVRFFPNYRNAFDQVRSGKIGEAKMAQFKRYGSYPQGVDLWYHDRAKSGGVIMDLMIHDIDFACWIFGDVESVYASVTKPSLSGMEYAQVTLKFSSGDIANLTGFWGYPGPFTTQFEISGNEGIIRFDSNQVQSLDLKVLSGVNGQIDAVQVPTSPTLHDPYYDEVKHFIECIREGNEPIVSVADACRAVEIALACNRSAQIGLPVCMGGISS, from the coding sequence GTGTGTTTTAAACATAAAAAGAAAGATAATGGAGGGATTTCTATGAAGATAGCTATTATCGGCTGCGGAACCATGGGCATGATTTATGCTCATAACTTGGGGAAAATGCCGGGAGTTCAGGTATCCGGAGTTGTAGACTTAATTCAAGAGAGTGCCGATCAGGCCGCTGCAGTAAGTGGCGCTGCTTCGTATACGGATTGGGAGGAGATGCTGGAGAAGGAGCAACCGGAGACGGTGGCCGTGTGCTTACCGACGTACTTGCACAAGACATTTGTACTGAACCTCGCGCAGCGTGGGTTGCATGTGATTTGCGAAAAGCCTGCAGCACTCACACTGGAGGATGCCATAGAAATGGAAGCTGCTTGCAGCAAGCAGGGCGTCCGGCTGTTTATCGGCCACGTTGTCCGCTTCTTCCCGAACTATCGGAATGCGTTTGATCAGGTACGGTCCGGTAAAATCGGCGAGGCCAAAATGGCGCAATTCAAGCGTTACGGTTCCTATCCGCAAGGGGTGGATCTTTGGTACCATGACCGTGCCAAGAGCGGCGGGGTCATTATGGATCTGATGATTCATGACATCGATTTTGCCTGCTGGATATTCGGAGACGTGGAGTCCGTGTATGCTTCTGTCACGAAGCCATCTCTATCAGGGATGGAATATGCCCAGGTGACACTGAAATTTAGCAGTGGAGACATCGCCAATCTAACCGGCTTCTGGGGATACCCGGGACCGTTCACTACACAGTTTGAAATATCCGGTAACGAGGGTATTATCCGTTTTGACAGCAACCAGGTGCAATCACTCGATCTGAAGGTACTGTCCGGCGTAAACGGACAGATAGATGCCGTGCAGGTACCGACCAGTCCGACGCTGCATGATCCTTATTACGATGAAGTGAAACATTTTATTGAATGCATTCGTGAGGGCAACGAGCCGATTGTCAGCGTAGCTGATGCCTGCCGAGCCGTTGAAATCGCTCTGGCTTGTAATCGTTCGGCTCAGATAGGATTACCCGTCTGTATGGGAGGGATTTCGTCATGA
- a CDS encoding alpha-galactosidase, whose product MNIQFDEQRQVFHLQGPGTSYIMQVLRHGYIAHLYWGKKISTYRQSNPILFTDRGFSPSVEPADRAFSLDALPHEYPAYGNGDFRTPAYQVELGNGSSISDFRYKSHRIFQGKPTLEGLPATYTEQDEEAMTLEIMLEDSTIGLSATLIYTVFRNFDVITRSVRFHNAGNEPVKLLRALSASIDFHDSEFDLITLYGAHINERNISKRPLVPGQQGVESRRGASSAQQHPFMALLRKGADEDHGEVYAFSLVYSGNFTAQVEVEQFQTCRASIGINPFGFSWLLEPGEQFQTPEAVLTYSSRGLGDMSLTYNKLYRTRLCRGNYRDRERPILINNWEATYFDFNADKIEQIAKTGSELGIELFVLDDGWFGKRDDDNTSLGDWTVDTRKLPNGLKDLAERVNAMGMKFGLWFEPEMISENSELFREHPDWCLHVPNRPSTTSRNQLVLDLSREDVCDYIIQSVSDILASAPISYVKWDMNRHMTEIGSAVLPPERQRETAHRYMLGLYRVMEEITSRFPDTLFESCSGGGGRFDPGMLYYMPQTWTSDNTDAVCRLKIQYGTSLLYPVSSMGAHVSTVPNHQVERITSLDIRGHAAMSGNLGYELDLTKLTDAEKEIVRKQVADYKQIRPLIQFGDFYRILNPFERNDAAWMFVAPDRSEAILGYFRILSQPNDAFHNIKCKGLDPDALYKHEETGAVFGGDELMNVGLSLPQLRGDFASLFWKFSKVED is encoded by the coding sequence ATGAACATTCAATTCGATGAACAACGTCAGGTCTTTCATCTGCAGGGGCCAGGTACCAGTTATATCATGCAGGTCCTACGCCACGGCTATATCGCTCATCTATATTGGGGCAAAAAAATCAGCACCTACCGTCAAAGCAATCCGATTCTCTTTACAGACCGCGGGTTCTCCCCAAGCGTAGAACCTGCAGACCGGGCTTTCTCACTTGACGCGCTGCCTCATGAGTATCCGGCATATGGCAACGGCGATTTCAGAACACCCGCTTACCAGGTGGAACTGGGTAACGGCTCTTCCATTTCTGATTTCCGCTATAAGAGCCACCGAATTTTCCAAGGTAAGCCCACACTAGAGGGTCTACCCGCGACCTACACAGAGCAGGATGAGGAAGCGATGACGCTTGAGATTATGCTTGAAGATTCTACCATCGGGTTATCCGCCACGCTTATCTACACCGTATTCCGTAACTTTGATGTCATTACACGCTCCGTGCGTTTTCATAATGCAGGAAATGAGCCGGTGAAGCTTCTGCGCGCACTCAGCGCTAGCATAGACTTTCATGACAGTGAGTTTGACCTGATAACGCTTTACGGCGCCCATATTAATGAGCGGAATATATCAAAACGTCCGCTTGTTCCAGGACAACAAGGAGTTGAAAGCCGCCGAGGTGCGAGCAGCGCGCAGCAGCATCCATTTATGGCCCTCCTCCGTAAAGGAGCAGATGAAGATCACGGTGAAGTATACGCATTCAGTCTTGTGTACAGTGGTAACTTCACAGCTCAAGTTGAAGTAGAACAGTTCCAGACCTGCCGTGCATCTATTGGGATCAATCCATTCGGATTCTCCTGGCTGCTTGAGCCTGGTGAACAATTCCAGACTCCGGAAGCGGTCTTAACCTACTCTTCCCGCGGCCTTGGGGACATGTCTCTAACTTACAACAAGCTATACCGAACCCGTCTGTGCCGCGGCAATTACCGCGATCGTGAACGCCCGATTCTGATCAACAACTGGGAAGCCACTTACTTTGATTTTAACGCGGACAAAATCGAGCAGATCGCGAAAACAGGTAGCGAGCTCGGCATCGAACTGTTTGTTCTTGATGATGGCTGGTTCGGCAAGAGAGATGACGACAACACATCACTAGGTGATTGGACCGTTGACACCCGTAAGCTTCCTAATGGGCTGAAGGATCTTGCCGAGCGCGTGAACGCCATGGGCATGAAATTCGGTCTCTGGTTTGAGCCTGAAATGATATCCGAGAACAGCGAATTGTTCCGCGAGCATCCGGATTGGTGTCTGCATGTGCCGAATCGACCTTCCACAACAAGCCGTAATCAACTTGTGCTGGATCTGTCACGTGAGGATGTGTGCGATTATATCATTCAATCCGTTTCGGATATTCTTGCAAGTGCGCCGATCAGCTACGTAAAATGGGATATGAACCGCCATATGACCGAAATCGGTTCAGCCGTTCTTCCTCCGGAAAGACAGCGCGAAACCGCCCATCGATATATGCTGGGGCTATACCGTGTGATGGAAGAAATCACATCCAGATTCCCAGATACTCTATTCGAAAGCTGCTCCGGCGGCGGTGGCCGCTTTGATCCAGGCATGCTTTATTACATGCCGCAAACCTGGACAAGCGATAACACAGATGCCGTTTGCCGTCTGAAGATTCAGTACGGAACAAGCCTTCTCTATCCAGTCAGCTCGATGGGAGCGCACGTATCTACCGTTCCAAACCATCAGGTAGAGCGTATAACATCCCTCGATATTCGAGGTCATGCCGCCATGTCAGGGAACCTTGGCTATGAGCTGGACCTGACCAAGCTGACTGATGCTGAAAAAGAGATCGTACGGAAACAAGTAGCAGACTATAAACAGATCCGGCCGTTGATCCAATTCGGTGATTTCTACCGTATCCTCAATCCATTTGAGCGGAATGATGCGGCATGGATGTTCGTTGCACCTGATAGATCCGAAGCGATCCTGGGATACTTCCGTATACTCTCCCAGCCAAATGATGCATTCCACAATATAAAATGCAAGGGTCTTGACCCAGATGCCCTTTATAAGCACGAAGAGACTGGCGCTGTCTTCGGAGGCGATGAGCTGATGAATGTTGGACTCAGCCTACCGCAGTTAAGAGGCGATTTCGCTAGCCTGTTCTGGAAGTTCTCAAAAGTCGAAGACTAG
- a CDS encoding helix-turn-helix domain-containing protein: MLPSELRTSVGFQFVTPLRMLMLQGIGWEINSSENYIWDGKRRKDEHCLFQYTVSGGGEIEIQRVKYSLKQGDAFIVDIPGDHCYRLPPSSPKWEVLYVELSKEALPFLRQAMALSGPVFELPDSSPVVELAWDIYDKAIHNKIQDTYENSTLAYIWLMELTRHVSQNHVQPVSMKIEQCKQFIEQHYMEPIGLEDMAEVAGQSKFHFSREYERRLGITPVRHLTEVRLAHAVKLMMSTECNLEEIARKSGFSNANYFGKVFRKHMGVSPGIFRQNNTYAIQHVFHRP; this comes from the coding sequence TTGCTGCCATCAGAGTTGCGAACATCCGTCGGATTTCAATTTGTTACCCCCTTGCGAATGCTCATGCTGCAGGGAATCGGGTGGGAGATCAACAGCTCCGAGAACTATATATGGGATGGGAAAAGAAGGAAGGATGAGCACTGCCTTTTTCAATATACGGTTAGCGGTGGTGGAGAAATCGAAATACAGCGGGTCAAGTATTCACTGAAGCAGGGGGATGCCTTTATTGTCGATATTCCGGGAGACCATTGCTACCGACTGCCACCGTCATCTCCAAAGTGGGAAGTACTGTATGTGGAATTGTCCAAGGAGGCACTACCTTTCCTCAGACAGGCTATGGCCTTGTCAGGTCCGGTATTCGAGCTGCCTGATTCTTCTCCCGTGGTAGAGCTGGCATGGGACATTTACGATAAAGCCATTCATAACAAAATTCAGGACACGTATGAAAACTCCACGCTAGCTTATATATGGCTGATGGAATTGACGAGACATGTATCCCAAAATCACGTCCAGCCCGTATCAATGAAGATTGAGCAGTGCAAACAGTTCATAGAGCAGCATTATATGGAGCCAATCGGCCTGGAGGATATGGCTGAGGTGGCGGGCCAGTCCAAATTTCATTTCAGCCGGGAATACGAACGGAGACTGGGTATTACGCCTGTACGTCACTTGACGGAGGTTCGGCTTGCCCATGCCGTTAAGCTTATGATGTCCACCGAATGCAATTTGGAGGAGATTGCACGAAAATCCGGTTTCTCAAACGCTAATTATTTTGGCAAGGTGTTCCGCAAGCATATGGGGGTGTCTCCCGGAATATTCCGCCAAAACAACACTTACGCCATCCAGCACGTGTTTCACCGGCCATAA
- a CDS encoding copper amine oxidase N-terminal domain-containing protein, which yields MKMKFAFLLCMIFILVCSNTSYAAASVHVDVNGKDVTDQYNPLMVKGVVFVSSDAFNATPELGFGYLSGTIDNLIIYESNEKTAYFTVGNEKVETVSNTIEAKHPPFIKNKMTYVPLRLVAETFGYVVNWDQETKTVHIIGKQEETP from the coding sequence ATGAAAATGAAGTTTGCATTTCTTTTGTGTATGATTTTTATATTGGTTTGTTCCAATACATCTTACGCTGCTGCAAGTGTACATGTTGATGTAAATGGTAAAGACGTTACGGATCAATATAATCCCCTGATGGTAAAAGGAGTTGTTTTCGTTTCTTCTGACGCGTTTAATGCGACTCCCGAGCTTGGATTCGGTTATCTTTCAGGTACAATAGACAATCTCATTATCTACGAAAGCAATGAGAAAACGGCCTATTTTACGGTTGGAAATGAGAAAGTGGAGACGGTATCCAATACGATAGAAGCAAAGCATCCGCCGTTTATTAAAAACAAAATGACCTATGTTCCGCTTCGATTAGTCGCTGAAACGTTTGGCTACGTTGTAAACTGGGATCAAGAAACAAAAACGGTTCATATCATTGGAAAACAGGAAGAGACACCGTGA